The genomic segment GCTTTTCATGGTCTCTCCCTTAATTTTGATGTTTGAAAATCCAAATATTTCCCTTTTTTAGAATATCCCTCCCTTGTTTTTTAAGCTAAATTCTATAATGTCTATAATAACCTTTTTTTCAATAGTTCATTCTGTGTGCCTGTCTCTCTATTATTTATATCTTTTCTTTAAATCAAAAGACAGTGCCAACTTAAGCACTGCCTTTTAACAATAAAATACAGTTATTAAACTAATTTTTTCTTTGTGAGGCTAAGCGTATTCTGGCAAGTGCCTTTTGTAAGGCAGCCCATACCCTTGTATAATCTACATCCTCATCTGTTTTCCCTGCCAAACGAGCCTCTGCTCTCTCCTTGGCAGCCTTTGCTCTTTCTATGTCAATCTCTTCTGGAATTTCAGCAACATCTGTTAGAATATTAACCCTGTCTGGTCCAATCTCGGCAATGCCACCGCTAATTGATAGATGTTTTTTTTCAGAACCAACACTATACGAGGCCATACCGATACCGAGCTTAGTTATAAAGTATGTATGGCCAGGAAGAACGCCGAATTCCCCCTCTACTCCTGGAGCTGTTACTGTATCTACCTCTTCTCTCACAAGTTGTCTATCAGGGGTTAGAATCTCTAAACTTATCTTCATTTTCATCTACACCTTTTCGCCCTTAAGCTCCTCTGACTTTTTGAGGACTTCATCAAGATTTCCAACCATATAAAAAGCCTGCTCTGGAATATGGTCTAAATTACCAGATATTAACTCTTTAAATCCAGCTACGGTCTCTTTTAATGGAACATATCTTCCAGGGGTTCCTGTAAAGGTTTCGGCCACAAAAAATGGCTGAGAAAGAAATCTCTGAATCTTTCTTGCCCTAGCAACAATAACCTTGTCTTCCTCTGATAGTTCATCCATTCCCAAAATGGCTATGATATCCTGAAGGTCTTTATATCTCTGAAGGACATTTTGAACTTCCCTGGCTATCTGATAATGTTCCTCTCCAATAACTCGTGGGTCAAGAATTCTCGATGTGGAATCTAACGGGTCTACAGCAGGATATATGCCCAGCTCTACTATCTGTCTTGACAAAACAGTGGTGGCATCTAAATGGGCAAAGGTTGTAGCAGGTGCAGGGTCAGTGAGATCGTCTGCAGGAACATATATGGCCTGGACAGATGTAATAGACCCTTTCTTGGTAGAAGTAATTCTCTCCTGAAGGGCGCCCATCTCTGTGGCCAGCGTTGGTTGATAGCCAACTGCAGAAGGCATTCTTCCCAGCAGGGCTGATACCTCTGAGCCAGCCTGGGCAAACCTAAAAATATTATCAATAAAAAGAAGCACGTCTTGGCCTTGAACGTCCCTGAAATATTCAGCAACGCTAAGGCCTGTAAGCCCTACCCTCAGCCTTGCGCCCGGGGGTTCTGTCATCTGACCATAAATAAGGGCCGTCTTATCTATAACGCCGGAATGCTTCATCTCTAACCAGAGGTCATTTCCTTCTCTTGTCCTCTCCCCAATGCCGGAAAAAACAGAGACTCCACCATGCTCAATGGCAATGTTTCTGATCAGTTCCATAACAATAACGGTCTTTCCTACGCCAGCACCACCAAAAAGACCTGTCTTGCCCCCTTTTAAGTAAGGTTCTAGCAGATCAATTGCCTTAATCCCTGTTTCAAACATCTCCGTTTCTATTGCCTGCTCTTGGAGGTCAGGAGCTGGACGATGAATCGGATATCTCTCTTTTGTGTTTACTGGTCCCAGGCCATCTACCGGCTCTCCTAAAACATTTAAGACCCTCCCCAAGATCTCCTTTCCTACAGGAACTGAAATCGGTTCTCCTGTGTCTATAGCCCTCATTCCTCGAACAAGTCCTTCGGTAGGCTTCATGGAAACAGCCCTAACAGAGTTTTCTCCTAAGTGTTGGGCCACTTCGACCGTGATAGAATCTTCTTTATCACCCGAGCCTTCCTGCTGATCTTTAATGATTTTTACAGCATTGTATATGAAAGGTAGCTTTCCTCTCTCAAACTGGATATCAACAACTGGACCAATAACCTGCGTAACCTTTCCTTCGTTCATTAGCTTTCTTCCTCCTTAAATTAACCTTTCATAGCATCGGCGCCACTTACAACTTCTATAATTTCTTTCGTTATTGCAGCCTGCCTTGCTTTGTTGTATGTAAGGGTTAAGCTTTCTGTTAACTCGGCGGCATTCTCTGTTGCTGCATCCATCGCCGTCATCCTTGCGCTGTGCTCGCTGGCTATTGATTCTAAAAGGACCCTAAAAATCTGTGTTTTTATATATCTTGGCAGAAGGTCTTTTAAGATTTCTAGCTCTGAAGGTTCATAAATATAATCAATATCTGCTGCTCCCTCCTGTTTGTTCTTGCATTCAAAAGGCAATAAAGTGTTTACGATGGTTTTCTGAAATAAGACAGACTTAAAATAATTATAAATTATATAGACACCATCAATGTCTCTCGTTACATAATCTTCCATGATATCCTGGCTTATCTCTGATGCCTTTATATATGAAAAGTCTGTAAATAAATCCTTATATTCTTTTTTGATTTTAAAATCCCTTCTTTTAAAAAACTCCTGAGCCTTTTTTCCAATCAACATCAATGACTTTTCAAATTCCTTTTCTTTCAAAAAGCTCATTGCTTCTCTGAAGATATTTGCATTAAAAGCGCCGCAGAGCCCCCTGTCAGAAGAAACGACTATCAAAACCACCCTTTTTATCTCTCTTTTTTCTAACAAAGGGTGGGGGCTCAGGTCAGTTCTCGCAACAAGGTTCTCTACAACTTCTTGAATCTTACTAGAATAAGGCCTAGCCGATAGCAAGCTATCTTGAGCGCCCTTAAGCTTTGCAGCAGCTACCATCTTCATAGCTTTTGTTATCTGCTGGGTATTTCTTATGCTTCCTATTCTCCGCCTTATTGTTCTTAACGTAGCCATTTATTTTATTATATTTAATTTTGTTTTAAGTTATTGAGATTTTAAGGTTTTTTTAAACTCATCAATGGCGTCTTTAAGTTTATCCTCAGTATCTTCACTAATCTCTTTGCTATCCTTTATTTCTTTTCCTATATCAGGATGCTTCTCATCCATAAATTGGAGGATTTTTTCCTCAACCTCACGGCATTCCTCTGGTGAGACATCATCTAAATATCCATTAACCCCGAGATAGATTATTAAAACCTGTTTTTCTATTGAGAGTGGGCTGTATTGACCCTGTTTTAATACCTCTATCATCCTTCGTCCTCTTGCAAGCTGGGCCTGCGTTGCAGCATCTAACTCACTGCCAAACTGAGCAAAGGCAGCTATTTCTCTGTACTGAGCTAAATCCAGCCTCAGCCTTCCAGCCACCTGTTTCATTGCTTTGATCTGGGCAGCCCCTCCTACGCGAGATACAGAAAGCCCAACATTAATAGCAGGCCTAATTCCAGAATAAAAGAGGTCAGACTCCAGATATATCTGTCCGTCTGTAATAGAGATAACGTTTGTTGGGATATATGCAGATACATCTCCTGCCTGTGTTTCTATAATAGGCAATGCTGTTAGAGATCCTCCTCCCATCTCATCATTTAATTTTGCTGCCCTCTCCAGCAATCTTGAGTGGAGATAAAATATATCCCCTGGAAAGGCTTCCCTGCCAGGAGGCCTCCTGAGAAGCAAAGATAATTGCCTGTAAGCTACTGCGTGTTTGGAAAGATCATCGTATATAATCAGGACATGCTGTTTATTGTCCCTAAAATACTCTCCAAGAGCACATCCAGAATAAGGGGCAATATAGAGTAAGGGCGCGGGTTCGCTCG from the Nitrospinota bacterium genome contains:
- the atpD gene encoding F0F1 ATP synthase subunit beta → MNEGKVTQVIGPVVDIQFERGKLPFIYNAVKIIKDQQEGSGDKEDSITVEVAQHLGENSVRAVSMKPTEGLVRGMRAIDTGEPISVPVGKEILGRVLNVLGEPVDGLGPVNTKERYPIHRPAPDLQEQAIETEMFETGIKAIDLLEPYLKGGKTGLFGGAGVGKTVIVMELIRNIAIEHGGVSVFSGIGERTREGNDLWLEMKHSGVIDKTALIYGQMTEPPGARLRVGLTGLSVAEYFRDVQGQDVLLFIDNIFRFAQAGSEVSALLGRMPSAVGYQPTLATEMGALQERITSTKKGSITSVQAIYVPADDLTDPAPATTFAHLDATTVLSRQIVELGIYPAVDPLDSTSRILDPRVIGEEHYQIAREVQNVLQRYKDLQDIIAILGMDELSEEDKVIVARARKIQRFLSQPFFVAETFTGTPGRYVPLKETVAGFKELISGNLDHIPEQAFYMVGNLDEVLKKSEELKGEKV
- the atpG gene encoding ATP synthase F1 subunit gamma, whose amino-acid sequence is MATLRTIRRRIGSIRNTQQITKAMKMVAAAKLKGAQDSLLSARPYSSKIQEVVENLVARTDLSPHPLLEKREIKRVVLIVVSSDRGLCGAFNANIFREAMSFLKEKEFEKSLMLIGKKAQEFFKRRDFKIKKEYKDLFTDFSYIKASEISQDIMEDYVTRDIDGVYIIYNYFKSVLFQKTIVNTLLPFECKNKQEGAADIDYIYEPSELEILKDLLPRYIKTQIFRVLLESIASEHSARMTAMDAATENAAELTESLTLTYNKARQAAITKEIIEVVSGADAMKG
- a CDS encoding F0F1 ATP synthase subunit epsilon, with the translated sequence MKMKISLEILTPDRQLVREEVDTVTAPGVEGEFGVLPGHTYFITKLGIGMASYSVGSEKKHLSISGGIAEIGPDRVNILTDVAEIPEEIDIERAKAAKERAEARLAGKTDEDVDYTRVWAALQKALARIRLASQRKN
- the atpA gene encoding F0F1 ATP synthase subunit alpha, coding for MEIKAEEISEVIKRQIEGFEKEIELSEIGTVISVGDGIAKIYGLEKAMAGELIAFPENVYGMVLNLEEDSVGTVLLGESTLIKEGDEVKRTKRIVEIPVGDKMIGRVVNALGEPLDGKGPIDTEEFRPVERLAPGVVSRQPVKEPLQTGIKAIDSMIPIGRGQRELIIGDRQTGKTAIALDTIVNQKDNDVKCIYVAIGQKMSTVARIVDTLEKNGAMEYTTVISATASEPAPLLYIAPYSGCALGEYFRDNKQHVLIIYDDLSKHAVAYRQLSLLLRRPPGREAFPGDIFYLHSRLLERAAKLNDEMGGGSLTALPIIETQAGDVSAYIPTNVISITDGQIYLESDLFYSGIRPAINVGLSVSRVGGAAQIKAMKQVAGRLRLDLAQYREIAAFAQFGSELDAATQAQLARGRRMIEVLKQGQYSPLSIEKQVLIIYLGVNGYLDDVSPEECREVEEKILQFMDEKHPDIGKEIKDSKEISEDTEDKLKDAIDEFKKTLKSQ